In one window of Aceticella autotrophica DNA:
- the glyA gene encoding serine hydroxymethyltransferase, which translates to MDIEIIRRTDPEIADAIEKEIDRQRNKIELIASENFVSPAVMEAMGSPLTNKYAEGYPGKRYYGGCEFVDIVEDLAIKRLKELFGGSHGNVQPHSGAQANMTVYFALLKPGDTIMGMNLSHGGHLTHGSKANFSGKIYNVVSYGIGKDTGYIDYNEVERLAMCHKPKLIVAGASAYPRIIDFKRFREIADSVNAYLMVDMAHIAGLVAAGLHPNPVEYADVVTTTTHKTLRGPRGGAILCKEAYAKAIDKTVFPGVQGGPLMHVIAAKAVCFKEALSEEFKEYQRQIVKNAKALAQGLLNRKLNLVSGGTDNHLLLLDLRNTGVTGKELEKRLDDIGITTNKNAIPFDPLGANITSGIRLGTAAVTTRGMKEQDMDEIADIICNVLKDADYIDKAKTRVKALIDKYPLYE; encoded by the coding sequence ATGGATATTGAAATAATAAGAAGAACGGATCCTGAAATAGCGGATGCTATTGAAAAAGAAATTGATAGGCAAAGGAATAAAATAGAACTTATAGCATCAGAAAATTTTGTAAGTCCTGCAGTTATGGAGGCAATGGGGTCACCGCTTACAAATAAATATGCAGAAGGTTATCCAGGGAAAAGATATTATGGGGGCTGCGAATTTGTTGACATTGTCGAAGATTTGGCGATAAAAAGATTAAAGGAATTATTTGGTGGTTCTCATGGAAATGTACAGCCGCATTCAGGTGCACAGGCAAATATGACTGTGTATTTTGCATTACTGAAACCGGGGGATACTATAATGGGAATGAATTTATCCCACGGAGGTCATCTTACACACGGAAGCAAGGCAAATTTTTCAGGAAAGATTTATAATGTAGTATCATATGGTATAGGAAAAGATACAGGATACATAGACTATAATGAAGTGGAAAGATTGGCAATGTGTCACAAGCCTAAACTTATTGTTGCCGGTGCCAGTGCATATCCGAGGATTATAGATTTCAAGAGATTTCGTGAGATTGCAGACAGTGTCAATGCATATTTGATGGTGGATATGGCACATATAGCAGGGCTTGTTGCAGCAGGATTACATCCGAATCCTGTAGAATATGCAGACGTTGTTACAACAACAACACATAAGACCTTGAGAGGACCAAGAGGCGGAGCAATACTTTGTAAGGAAGCATATGCAAAGGCTATTGATAAAACGGTATTTCCCGGAGTACAGGGAGGACCGCTGATGCATGTTATTGCTGCGAAGGCTGTCTGTTTTAAAGAAGCCTTGTCAGAAGAATTTAAGGAGTATCAAAGACAGATTGTGAAAAATGCCAAGGCACTGGCACAAGGGCTTTTAAATAGAAAGTTAAACCTTGTATCTGGTGGTACCGACAATCATCTGCTTCTTTTGGATTTGAGAAATACCGGCGTAACAGGAAAAGAACTTGAGAAAAGGCTTGATGATATAGGAATTACCACGAATAAAAATGCCATACCTTTTGACCCGCTGGGAGCTAATATCACATCCGGTATAAGGCTTGGTACAGCTGCTGTAACAACAAGAGGCATGAAGGAACAGGATATGGATGAAATTGCCGATATAATCTGCAATGTTTTAAAAGATGCAGATTATATAGATAAGGCAAAAACAAGAGTAAAGGCTTTAATAGATAAATACCCCCTTTATGAATAA
- a CDS encoding dipeptidase, translated as MFVDFHCDTLYQLIEKDYDITKRSKEGHIDIERLQEGNVHLQVFAAFIDPKYMRKNAATIALKMIDKLYQLIKKNDKLMLVLNGEDIDRIEKENKIGVMLSIEGGEALEGDIALLRMFYRLGVRALTLTWSLRNDLGDGVEGVAESGLTSFGKDVVKEMNKLGMIIDVSHLNEKGFWNVMEISKKPVIASHSDCKALCSHKRNLTDEQIKAIAGKGGVIGINFAPEFLKESGKASVEDVICHIDHICGLVGSEYVGFGSDFDGIDDVPEDLYDVSCFPKIIDGLKRRGYKEKDIDLICHENFERLIKKII; from the coding sequence ATGTTTGTTGATTTTCACTGTGATACATTGTATCAATTGATTGAGAAAGATTATGATATAACAAAAAGGAGTAAGGAAGGACATATTGACATCGAAAGATTACAGGAGGGGAATGTACATCTTCAGGTTTTTGCCGCATTTATTGACCCTAAGTATATGAGAAAAAATGCTGCTACAATTGCGCTTAAAATGATAGATAAGCTATACCAATTAATTAAAAAAAACGATAAATTAATGCTTGTATTAAATGGCGAAGATATAGATAGAATAGAAAAAGAAAATAAGATTGGAGTAATGCTTTCAATTGAAGGAGGAGAAGCGTTAGAGGGTGATATAGCCCTTTTAAGGATGTTTTACAGGCTTGGGGTGAGGGCATTAACATTAACATGGAGTTTAAGAAATGACCTTGGGGATGGTGTGGAAGGCGTAGCAGAATCAGGACTCACAAGCTTTGGAAAAGATGTCGTAAAAGAGATGAATAAGCTTGGAATGATAATTGATGTTTCACATCTTAACGAAAAAGGATTTTGGAATGTAATGGAAATAAGCAAAAAACCTGTTATTGCATCACATTCTGATTGTAAAGCCCTGTGTTCTCATAAAAGGAATTTAACAGACGAGCAAATTAAAGCAATAGCCGGTAAAGGCGGTGTAATAGGTATAAATTTCGCACCGGAATTTTTAAAGGAAAGCGGTAAAGCATCGGTTGAGGATGTTATATGTCATATAGACCATATATGTGGACTTGTAGGTTCTGAATATGTAGGTTTTGGTTCTGATTTCGACGGAATTGACGATGTACCGGAGGACCTTTATGATGTATCATGTTTTCCCAAGATAATAGACGGATTAAAAAGAAGGGGTTATAAAGAGAAGGATATAGATTTGATATGCCATGAAAATTTTGAACGGCTTATAAAAAAGATAATTTAA
- a CDS encoding PIG-L deacetylase family protein, which produces MEKKHMALTFFLLIVIFTLYIMNFKTAVANFMEKKPLPPFDDPGQRILVIVPHPDDETLGMAGIIQRAIALNRPVKVVVVTDGESYKKAAATCSGHSNPTAKDFYELGLIRQKESIAAMSELNLPRKDLIFLGFADGSTRFLWSDFWDNDKPRVSGGTHVAYSPYSDVYKPGIPYTGQNLVNCLQEIISTFKPTDIYYPQADDIHPDHWAVSNFVRYTITAMNINVQEHMFLTHHPQWPVPWLLDKNKPLLSPVDMKDSNSNWQIFELNNNEINKKELAVKKYKTQIDVMEPFLLSFVRKNELFATKPVIKIPVLDTKPDLMSKELPCTLLKIQTGGILSQEIYRSADLTKLSAFIYNNHMYIGMQCVAPISKKVVYHIEMRLFYKNDIKRIDLGLVEGKMYQYKKAENSLTNVMASKPLIYKNTVWVNLNIPNTHDIKYIFMGADSIYKGRLIDKIPWNMYRIQ; this is translated from the coding sequence ATGGAGAAAAAACATATGGCATTAACTTTTTTTCTGCTTATTGTAATATTTACGTTATATATCATGAATTTTAAAACGGCTGTAGCAAATTTTATGGAAAAAAAGCCTTTGCCACCATTTGATGACCCGGGGCAGAGAATATTGGTCATTGTACCACATCCTGACGACGAAACACTGGGAATGGCTGGTATTATACAAAGAGCAATAGCATTAAACAGACCTGTTAAAGTCGTTGTCGTAACAGATGGCGAAAGTTATAAAAAAGCTGCTGCAACATGCAGTGGACATTCCAATCCAACAGCAAAAGACTTTTATGAACTTGGACTCATACGTCAAAAAGAGAGTATTGCAGCAATGTCCGAATTAAATCTTCCAAGAAAGGATTTGATTTTTTTAGGATTTGCAGACGGCAGTACCCGGTTTTTATGGAGCGATTTTTGGGATAATGATAAACCGAGGGTCAGCGGCGGAACCCATGTTGCATACTCACCGTACAGTGATGTTTATAAACCCGGCATCCCTTATACAGGACAAAATTTAGTAAATTGCCTGCAAGAGATAATAAGCACATTTAAACCAACAGATATATATTATCCGCAAGCTGATGATATACATCCGGACCATTGGGCTGTAAGCAATTTTGTAAGATATACCATAACCGCAATGAATATAAACGTCCAAGAGCACATGTTCCTTACACATCATCCACAATGGCCTGTACCTTGGCTTTTGGATAAAAATAAACCTTTGCTGTCTCCTGTTGATATGAAAGACAGCAATTCAAACTGGCAGATATTTGAATTGAATAATAATGAAATCAACAAAAAGGAACTTGCCGTTAAAAAGTATAAAACACAAATCGACGTAATGGAACCCTTTTTATTATCTTTTGTAAGAAAAAATGAGTTGTTTGCTACGAAACCTGTTATAAAAATCCCTGTGCTGGATACAAAACCTGACCTTATGAGTAAGGAACTTCCCTGTACCCTTTTAAAAATACAAACAGGCGGAATCCTAAGTCAGGAGATATACAGAAGTGCTGATTTAACCAAACTATCCGCTTTTATCTACAACAATCATATGTATATAGGAATGCAATGTGTTGCGCCTATTTCAAAAAAAGTGGTATACCATATTGAAATGAGATTGTTTTATAAAAATGACATTAAAAGGATTGATTTGGGACTTGTAGAGGGAAAAATGTATCAATATAAAAAAGCCGAAAACAGCCTTACAAATGTTATGGCCTCAAAACCATTGATATATAAAAACACTGTATGGGTCAATTTAAATATACCAAATACACACGATATAAAATATATATTTATGGGAGCAGATTCAATTTACAAAGGAAGATTAATAGATAAAATCCCTTGGAATATGTATAGAATTCAGTAA
- the hisIE gene encoding bifunctional phosphoribosyl-AMP cyclohydrolase/phosphoribosyl-ATP diphosphatase HisIE, producing MLKFDERGLIPAIIQDCKTKEVLMMAYMNEESLKLTLEKGETFFFSRSRKKLWHKGETSGNIQKVKKISYDCDEDTLLIEVEAAGPACHTGHISCFYRDILNIENDNIANILEKVYQRIKDRKENPLEGSYTNYLFDKGINKILKKIGEESTEIVIAAKEDSKEEIIYETADLLYHIMVMMVEKDILFQDIYTELAKRFNAPEEFKKEHKKKKEASE from the coding sequence ATGTTAAAATTTGATGAAAGAGGGCTTATTCCTGCAATTATACAGGACTGCAAAACAAAAGAGGTTCTTATGATGGCATATATGAATGAGGAAAGTTTAAAATTAACCCTTGAAAAAGGCGAAACATTTTTTTTCTCAAGAAGCCGAAAAAAATTATGGCATAAAGGTGAAACGTCCGGTAACATACAAAAAGTTAAGAAAATATCATATGACTGTGATGAAGACACGCTTCTGATAGAGGTGGAAGCAGCCGGACCAGCTTGCCATACCGGACATATAAGCTGTTTTTATAGGGACATTTTGAATATTGAAAATGATAATATTGCTAATATTCTTGAGAAGGTTTATCAAAGGATAAAGGACAGGAAAGAAAACCCCCTTGAGGGTTCATATACAAATTACCTTTTTGATAAAGGAATTAACAAGATACTTAAAAAAATCGGTGAAGAAAGCACGGAAATAGTGATAGCGGCAAAGGAGGATTCAAAAGAAGAAATAATATATGAAACGGCAGACCTTTTATATCATATTATGGTGATGATGGTGGAAAAGGATATTTTATTTCAGGATATATATACTGAACTTGCCAAAAGATTTAATGCACCTGAGGAATTTAAAAAAGAACATAAAAAGAAAAAAGAGGCATCTGAGTGA
- the hisF gene encoding imidazole glycerol phosphate synthase subunit HisF encodes MLTKRIIPCLDVKDGRVVKGVNFVNLKDAGDPVDIAEQYNKAGADEIVFLDITASHEKRDIMIEVVKKTSEKVFIPMTVGGGIRTVEDFRKILKAGADKISVNSEAVKNPNLIKEASDKFGSQCVVIAIDAKRKADNSGFEVYINGGRINTGIDAVKWAKKAENLGAGEILLTSMDADGTKNGYDVELTRIISEEVRIPIIASGGAGNKEHFKEVLTEGKADAALAASLFHYGELKIRDLKEYLMRFNIPVRMV; translated from the coding sequence ATGCTTACAAAAAGAATCATTCCGTGTCTTGATGTTAAAGACGGAAGGGTTGTTAAAGGGGTTAATTTTGTAAATCTTAAGGATGCGGGAGACCCTGTTGATATAGCGGAACAATATAACAAAGCCGGTGCTGATGAGATAGTTTTTCTTGATATTACTGCTTCACATGAAAAACGCGATATTATGATAGAGGTTGTAAAAAAAACCTCTGAGAAGGTTTTTATTCCTATGACGGTAGGCGGAGGAATAAGGACAGTAGAGGATTTTAGAAAGATATTAAAAGCTGGTGCCGATAAGATATCAGTAAATTCTGAGGCTGTAAAAAATCCGAATTTAATAAAAGAAGCATCTGATAAATTCGGAAGTCAGTGTGTTGTTATTGCAATAGATGCTAAAAGAAAGGCGGATAACAGCGGCTTTGAGGTATATATAAACGGCGGCAGGATAAATACTGGGATTGATGCTGTGAAATGGGCTAAAAAAGCGGAAAATCTCGGCGCCGGCGAAATACTTTTAACAAGTATGGATGCAGATGGTACAAAAAACGGTTATGATGTTGAATTAACCCGTATAATAAGTGAAGAAGTAAGGATTCCGATAATTGCCTCAGGAGGTGCCGGTAATAAAGAGCATTTCAAAGAGGTGCTGACAGAGGGAAAGGCAGATGCTGCTTTAGCCGCATCATTATTTCATTATGGTGAACTTAAGATAAGGGATTTAAAGGAATATCTGATGAGGTTTAATATACCTGTCCGTATGGTATAA
- the hisA gene encoding 1-(5-phosphoribosyl)-5-[(5-phosphoribosylamino)methylideneamino]imidazole-4-carboxamide isomerase, translating into MIIIPAIDIIDGKCVRLTKGDYDTTTVYYEDPSDAAKMWYDLGATRIHVVDLEGAKEGHIINIKAIEKIRNSCDAEIEVGGGIRDIKTVELLRTIGIDYLILGSIAVYDRDLVSELIMKYKEKIIIGIDSKDGNVAAKGWIEKSGIKDLDLALDMKKLGVKTIIFTDISKDGMLQGPNYEALKSILKSGLNVIASGGITTVEDIIKLKNMDVYGAILGKALYTGKLNLKDALEAV; encoded by the coding sequence ATGATTATTATACCTGCAATTGATATTATTGATGGAAAATGTGTTAGGCTTACAAAAGGTGATTATGATACAACTACGGTATATTATGAAGATCCGTCAGATGCTGCAAAGATGTGGTATGATTTAGGTGCAACTCGAATACATGTGGTTGACCTTGAGGGAGCAAAGGAAGGGCATATAATAAATATTAAAGCAATAGAGAAAATAAGAAATTCATGTGATGCCGAAATAGAAGTAGGCGGTGGTATAAGGGATATTAAAACAGTTGAATTATTAAGGACAATAGGTATAGATTATTTAATACTGGGGAGTATTGCTGTTTATGACAGGGATTTAGTGTCCGAACTAATAATGAAATACAAAGAAAAAATAATAATCGGAATAGATTCGAAAGACGGCAATGTTGCAGCAAAAGGCTGGATAGAAAAATCCGGTATTAAGGACTTAGACCTTGCTTTGGATATGAAAAAACTCGGTGTTAAGACAATCATATTTACCGATATATCAAAGGATGGGATGCTTCAGGGACCAAATTATGAGGCATTAAAAAGCATTTTAAAATCGGGTTTAAATGTTATTGCATCCGGCGGAATAACAACGGTTGAGGATATTATTAAACTAAAAAATATGGATGTCTATGGCGCAATCCTTGGTAAAGCTCTTTATACAGGCAAGCTGAATTTAAAAGATGCATTGGAGGCGGTATAA
- the hisH gene encoding imidazole glycerol phosphate synthase subunit HisH encodes MIGIIDYGMGNLRSVEKAFQYIGYNNVSIINDKNSIKNAKALVLPGVGAFPDAMEVLDKKGLTEVIKEEVGNGKPFLGICLGMQLIFEKSYEIKETKGLGFLKGEIKEIKTDLKVPHIGWNSLEIKKETPLLKGIENGDCVYFVHSYYLVKGDDAALCAVTNYDVQIPAVVCKDNIFSCQFHPEKSGDIGLKILKNFGEMIK; translated from the coding sequence TTGATAGGCATAATTGATTATGGTATGGGAAATTTAAGAAGTGTCGAGAAGGCATTTCAGTATATTGGATATAATAATGTTTCGATTATTAATGATAAAAATTCTATTAAAAATGCAAAGGCTCTTGTACTGCCTGGAGTCGGCGCTTTTCCAGATGCAATGGAGGTACTTGACAAAAAAGGTCTTACAGAGGTGATAAAAGAGGAAGTAGGGAATGGGAAACCGTTTCTCGGTATCTGCCTTGGTATGCAGCTGATTTTTGAAAAAAGTTATGAAATCAAAGAAACCAAAGGGCTTGGCTTTTTAAAAGGAGAAATCAAAGAAATAAAAACAGACCTTAAAGTGCCTCATATAGGTTGGAATTCACTTGAAATAAAGAAGGAAACCCCTCTTTTAAAAGGGATTGAGAATGGTGATTGTGTATATTTTGTCCATTCATACTATCTTGTCAAAGGTGATGATGCCGCACTCTGTGCGGTTACTAATTATGATGTACAGATACCGGCAGTTGTTTGTAAGGACAATATATTTTCATGCCAGTTTCATCCGGAAAAAAGCGGTGATATAGGACTTAAAATATTAAAAAACTTTGGAGAGATGATTAAATGA
- the hisB gene encoding imidazoleglycerol-phosphate dehydratase HisB, whose amino-acid sequence MRKGEIVRKTGETDICVSMDIDGRGNSTIDTGIGFFDHMLTLFSKHGLFDISVKAKGDLYVDTHHTIEDIGITIGQAFLKALGDKKSIKRYGVSTVPMDETLARVAVDISGRPYLYYDVELNMPLLGGFETETVEEFFRAFAFNGGITLHVELLHGKNTHHIIEAVFKAFGRALDDATRIDDRTCGVPSTKGLL is encoded by the coding sequence ATGAGAAAAGGGGAAATTGTCAGAAAAACCGGTGAAACAGACATATGTGTGAGCATGGATATTGATGGAAGAGGGAATTCCACCATAGATACCGGCATAGGATTTTTCGATCATATGCTTACATTATTTTCAAAACATGGTCTTTTTGATATTTCAGTTAAAGCAAAAGGCGATTTATATGTAGATACGCATCATACGATAGAAGATATCGGTATAACTATTGGACAGGCTTTTTTAAAAGCATTGGGGGATAAAAAATCCATAAAACGATATGGTGTGTCTACTGTTCCTATGGATGAAACACTTGCAAGGGTAGCGGTTGATATTAGCGGCAGACCATACCTGTATTATGATGTTGAATTAAATATGCCGCTGCTTGGGGGATTTGAAACTGAAACAGTAGAAGAATTCTTCAGGGCGTTTGCATTTAATGGAGGTATAACACTTCATGTAGAGCTGCTCCATGGTAAAAATACGCATCATATAATAGAAGCGGTCTTTAAAGCCTTTGGAAGAGCTCTTGATGATGCTACAAGAATAGACGACCGCACTTGCGGCGTTCCTTCAACAAAAGGTCTGTTATGA
- the hisC gene encoding histidinol-phosphate transaminase yields the protein MISDLLREEIKGFKNYEVNDIECKYKMDANETPFRLPERTMEALSEIIAAANVNRYPDPISRKLKRKLSEYLGVSEENIMIGNGGDELIHLIMLSFVNKNDGVVYPLPSFAMYKVYSQIAGAKQIEVSLNEDYSYDVDKFSDAIDKYNPKVIILCTPNNPTGNVMKREDIIKILQLKKGIVVVDEAYYEFDGETVVDLINKYENLIVLRTMSKAFSLAGIRVGYLAANPEIIKCLNLVKAPYNVNSVSQALALNVLESEVFKDRIEYIINERQYLYEGLKGINGIKLYPSRANFILAKFQDADYVYKSLIERGILVRNFSNSPGLCGTLRITVGTREANNYLIKCLKEVLA from the coding sequence ATGATCAGCGATCTATTGAGAGAAGAAATAAAGGGATTTAAAAATTATGAAGTAAATGATATTGAATGTAAGTATAAGATGGATGCAAATGAAACACCTTTTAGACTTCCGGAAAGGACTATGGAAGCTTTAAGCGAAATCATCGCTGCTGCAAATGTAAACAGATATCCTGACCCTATAAGCCGAAAATTAAAGAGAAAGCTTTCGGAATACTTAGGTGTATCCGAGGAAAATATAATGATAGGCAATGGCGGTGATGAGCTTATCCATCTTATAATGCTATCCTTTGTTAATAAAAATGACGGTGTTGTATATCCTCTCCCCTCCTTCGCCATGTATAAGGTATATTCCCAGATTGCGGGAGCAAAGCAGATAGAGGTTAGCCTCAATGAGGATTATTCTTATGATGTGGATAAATTTTCAGATGCAATTGATAAATATAATCCAAAAGTCATTATCCTGTGTACTCCTAATAATCCGACAGGCAATGTAATGAAAAGGGAAGATATAATAAAAATACTTCAATTAAAAAAAGGGATTGTGGTAGTTGATGAGGCATATTATGAATTTGATGGTGAAACAGTTGTGGATTTAATAAATAAATATGAAAATCTGATTGTTTTAAGGACAATGTCAAAGGCTTTCTCTCTTGCAGGAATACGGGTAGGTTATCTTGCGGCAAATCCGGAAATCATAAAATGTCTTAATTTAGTTAAAGCACCTTATAATGTAAACAGTGTTTCGCAGGCTCTTGCCCTCAATGTGCTTGAAAGCGAAGTATTTAAAGACAGGATCGAATATATCATTAATGAAAGGCAGTATCTTTATGAAGGACTTAAGGGTATAAACGGTATAAAGCTATATCCGTCAAGAGCGAATTTTATACTTGCGAAATTTCAGGATGCCGATTATGTATATAAAAGCCTTATTGAAAGAGGTATTCTTGTAAGAAATTTTTCCAACAGTCCGGGGCTTTGCGGAACACTAAGGATAACGGTTGGAACAAGGGAAGCAAATAATTATCTTATAAAATGTCTGAAAGAGGTGTTGGCATGA
- the hisD gene encoding histidinol dehydrogenase, producing the protein MIRIYDFKEGIDKDIYMKISSRTKLDNKEVNGVVEGIIKNIRENGDTALFDYTYKFDGVDINSSSIKVTKEEIDDAYKKTDENFVSAVRKAIKNITEFHEKQKQNTWIDFKDGIIYGQKIRPLEKVGIYVPGGTAAYPSSVLMNGIPAKVAGVEKIIMVTPPNKNGINPYVLVAANEAGIDEIYKAGGAQAVAALAFGTESVPKVDKIVGPGNIYVAVAKRALYGYVDIDMVAGPSEVLIIADDSANPRYVAADLLAQSEHDVMASAVLVTTSYELAEKVDKEIERQTWYLERKEIIKKSIENYGEIIVVKDIEEAFNIANALAPEHLELDIRNPFEMLGKVKNAGAVFLGENSPEPLGDYMAGPNHVLPTSGTARFFSPLAVEDFIKKMSVLYYDEGSLKEVSSDIIRLAESEGLTAHANSIKIRFT; encoded by the coding sequence ATGATAAGAATATATGATTTCAAAGAAGGTATTGATAAGGACATATATATGAAAATATCCAGCAGAACAAAGCTTGATAATAAAGAAGTCAACGGTGTTGTAGAAGGAATAATAAAAAATATCAGAGAAAATGGCGATACGGCATTATTTGATTATACTTATAAATTTGACGGTGTTGATATAAACAGTAGTTCTATAAAAGTAACCAAAGAAGAAATAGATGACGCATATAAAAAAACAGATGAAAATTTTGTTTCCGCCGTAAGAAAAGCCATAAAGAACATTACGGAATTTCATGAAAAACAGAAACAAAACACCTGGATAGATTTTAAAGATGGGATAATTTATGGACAAAAGATAAGACCCCTTGAAAAAGTCGGTATATATGTACCGGGCGGAACAGCGGCATATCCTTCATCTGTTTTGATGAACGGGATACCGGCAAAGGTTGCAGGGGTTGAAAAAATTATAATGGTAACGCCGCCTAATAAAAATGGGATAAATCCGTATGTACTGGTTGCTGCAAATGAGGCTGGTATTGATGAAATATATAAGGCTGGCGGAGCGCAGGCGGTTGCGGCATTGGCATTTGGGACTGAGTCTGTACCGAAAGTGGACAAAATCGTTGGTCCCGGAAATATATATGTGGCTGTTGCCAAAAGGGCATTATACGGATATGTAGATATAGATATGGTGGCAGGTCCCAGTGAGGTACTGATTATAGCAGATGATTCGGCAAATCCGCGATATGTTGCTGCAGATTTGCTTGCACAGTCAGAACATGATGTTATGGCTTCCGCGGTGCTTGTAACGACATCTTATGAATTAGCTGAAAAAGTTGATAAGGAAATAGAAAGACAGACATGGTATCTTGAGAGAAAAGAGATTATAAAAAAATCCATAGAGAATTATGGAGAAATAATTGTTGTGAAGGATATTGAGGAGGCTTTTAATATAGCAAATGCTTTGGCACCTGAACACTTAGAACTGGATATCAGGAATCCGTTTGAAATGCTTGGCAAGGTTAAAAATGCCGGTGCTGTATTCTTAGGAGAAAATTCACCTGAGCCTCTGGGGGATTATATGGCAGGACCTAATCATGTTCTTCCAACAAGTGGTACAGCGAGATTTTTTTCACCCTTAGCTGTAGAGGATTTTATTAAAAAGATGAGTGTTTTGTATTATGACGAAGGCTCTTTGAAAGAAGTATCCAGTGACATTATAAGGCTTGCAGAATCAGAAGGCTTGACGGCACATGCCAATTCCATAAAAATCAGGTTCACCTAA
- the hisG gene encoding ATP phosphoribosyltransferase, with amino-acid sequence MEYITIALPKGRMAEISLNIFEKAGFSHNTVADISRRLVITDENSRLKFILVKPFDVPTYVEHGAADLGVSGKDILLEQKRDCYEILDLKFGKCKMVVAGLMDIKDNFLSNKRVATKFPRIAESHYKQKGENVEIIKLNGSVELAPIVGLSEVIVDIVETGRTLKENGLIIHDEIFQSSARLIVNKASIKTKSDRIKEIIYDIKKIIDKDNI; translated from the coding sequence TTGAAAAAGCCGGATTTTCACATAATACCGTAGCTGATATTTCACGCAGGCTTGTTATTACAGATGAAAACAGCCGCTTGAAATTTATACTTGTGAAGCCTTTTGATGTACCGACATATGTTGAACATGGGGCTGCAGATTTAGGCGTCAGCGGAAAGGATATTCTTTTGGAACAAAAAAGGGACTGCTATGAAATTCTTGATTTGAAATTTGGCAAATGTAAAATGGTAGTTGCAGGACTTATGGATATAAAAGATAATTTTTTAAGCAATAAAAGGGTTGCCACAAAATTTCCCCGTATTGCGGAAAGCCATTATAAACAAAAAGGTGAAAATGTTGAAATCATAAAGCTGAATGGATCTGTGGAATTAGCGCCGATCGTGGGATTATCGGAGGTAATAGTGGATATTGTCGAAACCGGCAGGACTTTAAAAGAAAACGGACTTATAATACATGATGAAATATTTCAATCAAGTGCAAGGCTTATTGTCAATAAAGCCAGTATAAAAACAAAAAGCGACAGGATTAAGGAAATAATATATGATATTAAAAAAATCATCGATAAAGATAATATTTAA